Proteins from one Pseudomonas sp. KBS0710 genomic window:
- a CDS encoding YceI family protein: protein MLKKTLAALAIGSALLSAGSAMAADYVVDKEGQHAFVDFKISHLGYSFITGTFKDLDGKFSFDAAKPEDSKIEFNVRTASVFTNHAERDKHIASKDFLDVGKFADAKFVSTSVKTTGKNAAGQVTADVTGDLTFHGVTKPIVVKATFLGEGKDPWGGYRAGFEGTTSFNRQDFGKQMDLGPASNTVELYVTFEGVKAK from the coding sequence ATGTTGAAAAAGACTCTCGCCGCTCTGGCAATCGGTTCCGCACTGCTGTCCGCAGGTTCGGCGATGGCCGCTGACTATGTTGTCGACAAGGAAGGCCAGCACGCCTTCGTTGACTTCAAGATCAGCCACTTGGGCTACAGCTTCATCACCGGTACCTTTAAGGATCTGGACGGCAAGTTCAGCTTTGACGCTGCTAAGCCTGAAGACAGCAAAATCGAGTTCAACGTCCGTACCGCCAGCGTGTTCACTAACCACGCCGAACGTGACAAGCACATCGCCAGCAAAGACTTCCTGGACGTTGGCAAGTTTGCTGATGCCAAGTTCGTCTCCACCAGCGTCAAAACCACCGGTAAAAATGCTGCAGGCCAAGTCACTGCCGACGTAACCGGCGACCTGACCTTCCACGGCGTGACCAAGCCGATCGTGGTCAAGGCTACGTTCCTGGGCGAAGGCAAGGATCCATGGGGCGGCTACCGTGCCGGCTTTGAAGGCACTACCTCCTTCAACCGTCAGGACTTCGGCAAGCAGATGGACCTGGGCCCAGCGTCCAACACTGTTGAGCTGTACGTGACTTTTGAAGGCGTCAAAGCGAAGTAA
- a CDS encoding nuclear transport factor 2 family protein, which yields MIEEIQAFLNDYFSVLQTQDLNKFDQVFHRGCVLYSAQNSTVVVRPFDEYRSMVQGRKSPQEGGFPQLDEVLMIDVMSPEMAIVKVRLRLFNNVMIDYLNLMKVDGRWMIFAKLFHKAGEVADQ from the coding sequence ATGATTGAAGAGATTCAAGCGTTTCTGAACGATTACTTTAGTGTGCTGCAAACGCAGGACTTGAATAAGTTCGATCAAGTCTTCCATCGCGGCTGCGTGTTATACAGCGCGCAGAATTCGACGGTGGTCGTGCGACCGTTCGATGAGTACCGGAGCATGGTCCAAGGCCGTAAGTCGCCGCAGGAAGGCGGTTTTCCGCAGCTGGATGAGGTATTGATGATCGACGTGATGTCGCCGGAAATGGCCATCGTCAAAGTGCGTTTGCGCTTGTTCAATAACGTGATGATTGATTACTTGAACCTGATGAAAGTTGACGGCCGCTGGATGATCTTCGCCAAGCTTTTTCATAAGGCCGGTGAAGTGGCTGATCAATAA
- a CDS encoding ABC transporter substrate-binding protein, with protein sequence MPVILKLLTAVLFACLSFTAYGEKLRIVTEPWAPYVYDDKGSMRGLDYETTVIVFQRLGVEVQWQFLPWKRCLAMLDQGHADGALDIFHSHERDALLLYPSEPLSAVEFVLFYANDRPHPAQTLDDLRGLTVGTSPGYLYGEAFSESTLFDREPAPSHEANFGKLSLGRIDLVITDRRVGQHVIKAMGLEGKVSQAPLVVSRQPQFLAVRRGAGMDLLVQRFAAELKRFKQEPAYAALSAKYGGIQANTAPEHTVEQQESGAP encoded by the coding sequence ATGCCTGTCATTCTCAAGCTGTTGACCGCCGTGCTTTTCGCTTGCCTGAGCTTCACCGCTTACGGCGAGAAATTGCGCATTGTCACCGAGCCTTGGGCGCCTTATGTGTACGACGACAAGGGCAGCATGCGCGGCCTGGATTACGAAACCACGGTGATCGTGTTCCAGCGCCTGGGGGTGGAGGTGCAATGGCAATTCCTGCCCTGGAAACGTTGCCTGGCCATGCTTGACCAAGGCCACGCCGATGGCGCCCTGGATATTTTCCACAGCCATGAGCGCGACGCCTTGCTGCTTTATCCCAGCGAACCGTTGTCGGCTGTCGAGTTCGTGCTGTTCTATGCCAACGACCGCCCTCACCCGGCCCAAACCCTGGATGACTTGCGCGGGCTGACGGTCGGCACGTCGCCGGGCTATCTGTATGGCGAGGCCTTCAGCGAATCCACCCTGTTCGACCGTGAGCCGGCACCCAGCCATGAAGCCAACTTCGGCAAACTGTCGTTGGGCCGCATTGATCTGGTGATTACCGACCGTCGAGTCGGCCAGCATGTGATCAAGGCCATGGGCCTGGAAGGCAAGGTCAGCCAGGCGCCGCTGGTGGTCAGCCGTCAGCCGCAATTTTTGGCCGTGCGCCGTGGCGCCGGCATGGACCTGCTGGTGCAACGCTTTGCCGCCGAGCTCAAGCGCTTCAAGCAAGAGCCTGCCTACGCAGCCTTAAGCGCCAAATATGGCGGAATCCAAGCCAATACAGCCCCGGAACACACCGTTGAGCAGCAGGAAAGCGGCGCGCCGTGA
- a CDS encoding acyl-CoA thioesterase has protein sequence MNFHTRKWVKPEDLNPNGTLFGGSLLRWIDEEAAIYAIVQLGNQRVVTKYISEINFVSASRQGDIIELGITATEFGRTSITLTCEVRNKITRKSILTVEKMVFVNLGEDGLPAPHGRTEIKYVKDQFQEDGISE, from the coding sequence ATGAACTTCCACACCCGCAAATGGGTAAAACCCGAAGACCTCAACCCCAACGGCACCCTGTTCGGCGGCAGCCTGCTGCGCTGGATCGACGAAGAAGCGGCCATCTACGCGATTGTTCAACTGGGCAACCAGCGCGTGGTGACCAAGTACATCTCCGAAATCAACTTCGTCAGTGCCTCGCGCCAGGGCGACATCATCGAGTTGGGCATCACCGCCACCGAGTTCGGCCGCACCTCGATCACCCTGACCTGTGAAGTGCGCAACAAGATCACCCGCAAAAGCATCCTCACCGTAGAGAAAATGGTCTTCGTCAACCTGGGCGAAGACGGTTTGCCGGCGCCGCACGGGCGTACCGAAATCAAGTATGTGAAAGATCAATTCCAGGAAGATGGCATCAGCGAATAA
- a CDS encoding adenosylmethionine--8-amino-7-oxononanoate transaminase, whose translation MGLNNQWMQRDLAVLWHPCTQMKDHQQLPLIPIKRGEGVWLEDFEGKRYLDAVSSWWVNVFGHANPRINQRIKDQVDQLEHVILAGFSHQPVIELSERLVAMTPEGLTRCFYADNGSSCIEVALKMSFHYWLNRGLPNKKRFVTLTNSYHGETIAAMSVGDVPLFTETYKALLLDTIKVPSPDCYLRPEGMSWEEHSRNMFLAMEHTLAENHASVAAVIVEPLIQGAGGMRMYHPVYLKLLREACDKYGVHLIHDEIAVGFGRTGSMFACEQAGIRPDFLCLSKALTGGYLPLAAVVTTDDVYDAFYDDYPTLRAFLHSHSYTGNPLACAAALATLDIFEEDNVIENNKALAQRMATATAHLVDHPHVSEVRQTGMVLAIEMVQDKATKTAYPWQERRGLKVFEHALERGALLRPLGSVVYFLPPYVITPEQIDFLAEVASEGIDIATNSNVSVAVPKDFHPGFRDPG comes from the coding sequence ATGGGCTTGAATAACCAGTGGATGCAACGCGACCTCGCGGTGCTGTGGCATCCCTGCACCCAGATGAAAGACCACCAGCAACTGCCGCTTATCCCGATCAAACGCGGTGAAGGCGTATGGCTGGAAGACTTCGAAGGCAAGCGCTACCTCGATGCCGTCAGTTCCTGGTGGGTCAATGTGTTCGGCCACGCCAACCCGCGCATCAACCAGCGCATCAAGGATCAGGTCGACCAACTGGAACACGTGATCCTCGCCGGTTTCAGCCATCAGCCGGTGATCGAGTTGTCCGAACGCCTGGTGGCGATGACGCCCGAGGGTTTGACCCGCTGCTTCTACGCCGACAACGGCTCGTCGTGCATCGAAGTCGCGCTGAAGATGAGCTTTCACTACTGGCTCAACCGTGGCCTGCCGAACAAGAAACGCTTCGTCACCCTGACCAACAGCTACCACGGCGAAACCATCGCCGCGATGTCGGTGGGCGATGTGCCGTTGTTTACCGAAACCTATAAAGCCTTGCTGCTGGACACCATCAAGGTGCCGAGCCCGGATTGCTACCTGCGCCCCGAGGGCATGAGCTGGGAAGAGCACTCACGCAATATGTTCCTGGCCATGGAACACACCCTGGCCGAAAACCACGCCAGCGTCGCCGCCGTGATCGTTGAGCCGCTGATCCAGGGTGCCGGCGGCATGCGCATGTACCACCCGGTGTACCTCAAGCTGCTGCGTGAAGCCTGCGACAAATATGGTGTACACCTGATCCACGACGAAATCGCCGTCGGCTTCGGCCGCACCGGCAGCATGTTCGCCTGTGAGCAAGCCGGCATCCGCCCGGACTTCCTGTGCCTGTCCAAGGCCCTCACCGGCGGTTACCTGCCGCTGGCCGCTGTGGTCACCACCGACGATGTGTACGACGCTTTCTACGACGACTACCCAACCCTGCGCGCCTTCCTGCATTCCCACAGCTACACCGGCAACCCGCTGGCATGCGCGGCTGCCCTGGCGACCCTGGATATTTTCGAAGAAGACAACGTCATCGAAAACAACAAGGCCCTGGCCCAGCGCATGGCCACCGCCACCGCGCATTTGGTGGACCATCCGCACGTGTCGGAAGTACGCCAGACCGGCATGGTGCTGGCCATCGAGATGGTCCAGGACAAAGCCACCAAAACCGCCTACCCGTGGCAGGAACGCCGTGGTTTGAAGGTGTTCGAGCATGCCCTGGAGCGCGGCGCATTGTTGCGGCCGTTGGGCAGCGTGGTGTATTTCCTGCCGCCGTATGTGATTACGCCGGAGCAGATCGACTTTTTGGCCGAGGTGGCCAGTGAAGGTATCGATATCGCCACCAACAGCAACGTCAGTGTTGCGGTGCCGAAGGACTTCCACCCAGGCTTTCGTGATCCGGGTTAA
- a CDS encoding DEAD/DEAH box helicase — MSFASLGLSEALVRAIEAAGYTEPTPVQQRAIPAVLQGRDLMVAAQTGTGKTGGFALPILERLFPNGHPDKSQRHGPRQPRVLVLTPTRELAAQVHDSFKLYARDLKFVSACIFGGVGMNPQVQAMSRGVDVLVACPGRLLDLCGQGSVDLSHVEILVLDEADRMLDMGFVHDVKKVLARLPAKRQNLLFSATFSQDITALAGKLLHNPERIEVTPPNTTVERIEQRVFRLAASHKRSLLAHLITHGAWEQVLVFTRTKHGANRLAEYLDKHGLTAVAIHGNKSQNARTKALADFKAGTVRILVATDIAARGLDIDQLPHVVNFELPNVDEDYVHRIGRTGRAGRSGEAISLVAPDEEKLLKSIERMTKQKIADGDLMGFDSSAVEAEKPEARERPDVRNPRNPRVPKGDGPNGGGGGGGRRDKGKDKGGKEKAPTNGRGERPAREQKPREGTPAREQRQPSQPPRAAADRAPDEFLDDDVDNFGNRVDYVPQAKPAQGRGRRPGAPAQGAGAGTGAPRGGQPQGGRQNGPRNSSGGTTGTPPAKRNGPRNGAPRDGQARREDSRSNNRRPARDDQPRLSEPAVQNPRGGPAPKIIHKESKADRFPTPEQLDQLPGRPRGEKPALLTRNR, encoded by the coding sequence ATGTCCTTTGCTTCCCTCGGTCTCTCCGAGGCTTTAGTCCGCGCCATCGAGGCAGCGGGCTATACCGAGCCTACTCCGGTGCAACAGCGGGCCATTCCCGCCGTGTTGCAAGGTCGCGACCTGATGGTTGCGGCGCAGACAGGTACTGGTAAAACCGGTGGTTTCGCCCTCCCGATTCTGGAGCGGTTGTTCCCCAACGGTCACCCGGACAAATCCCAGCGTCACGGCCCGCGCCAACCGCGCGTACTGGTCCTGACCCCCACCCGCGAACTCGCCGCCCAGGTGCACGACAGCTTCAAGCTGTATGCCCGCGACTTGAAGTTCGTCAGCGCCTGCATCTTCGGCGGCGTCGGCATGAACCCACAGGTTCAGGCCATGTCCCGTGGTGTTGACGTGCTGGTCGCCTGCCCGGGTCGTTTGCTCGACCTGTGCGGCCAAGGCAGCGTCGACTTGTCCCATGTGGAAATCCTCGTGCTGGACGAAGCCGACCGTATGCTCGACATGGGCTTTGTCCATGACGTGAAAAAGGTGCTCGCGCGCCTGCCGGCCAAACGTCAGAACCTGCTGTTCTCGGCAACGTTCTCCCAGGACATCACCGCCCTGGCCGGCAAGCTGCTGCACAACCCGGAACGCATCGAAGTCACGCCGCCGAACACCACGGTCGAGCGCATCGAGCAACGCGTGTTCCGCCTGGCCGCCAGCCACAAGCGCTCGCTGCTGGCGCACCTGATTACCCACGGCGCGTGGGAGCAGGTGCTGGTGTTTACCCGCACCAAGCACGGCGCCAACCGCCTGGCCGAGTACCTGGACAAACACGGCCTCACCGCCGTCGCCATCCACGGTAACAAGAGCCAGAACGCGCGCACCAAAGCCCTCGCCGATTTCAAGGCCGGCACTGTGCGTATCCTGGTCGCCACCGATATCGCCGCGCGCGGCCTGGATATCGACCAATTGCCACACGTGGTCAACTTCGAACTGCCGAACGTCGATGAAGATTACGTGCACCGTATCGGCCGTACCGGCCGTGCCGGTCGTTCGGGCGAGGCCATTTCCCTGGTTGCTCCGGACGAAGAAAAACTGCTCAAAAGCATCGAGCGCATGACCAAGCAGAAAATCGCCGACGGCGACCTGATGGGCTTCGACTCCAGCGCCGTGGAGGCCGAAAAGCCTGAAGCGCGTGAGCGTCCGGACGTGCGTAACCCACGCAACCCACGCGTTCCGAAGGGCGATGGCCCGAACGGCGGCGGTGGTGGTGGTGGCCGTCGCGACAAGGGCAAAGACAAAGGCGGCAAGGAAAAAGCGCCTACCAACGGCCGTGGCGAACGCCCAGCCCGTGAGCAAAAGCCCCGTGAAGGCACCCCGGCCCGCGAACAGCGCCAGCCGAGCCAGCCGCCACGCGCCGCCGCCGACCGCGCCCCGGACGAGTTCCTCGACGACGATGTGGATAACTTCGGTAACCGCGTTGACTACGTGCCCCAGGCCAAGCCGGCCCAGGGCCGTGGCCGCCGCCCAGGTGCCCCGGCACAGGGCGCGGGCGCAGGTACAGGCGCCCCACGTGGCGGCCAGCCACAGGGCGGTCGTCAAAATGGCCCACGCAACAGCAGCGGCGGTACCACCGGTACGCCACCTGCCAAGCGCAACGGCCCGCGCAATGGCGCACCTCGTGACGGCCAGGCCCGTCGTGAAGACTCGCGCAGCAACAACCGCCGTCCGGCCCGTGACGACCAGCCACGCTTGTCGGAACCCGCCGTGCAGAACCCGCGCGGTGGCCCGGCGCCGAAAATCATCCACAAGGAGTCGAAAGCGGATCGCTTCCCGACACCTGAGCAGTTGGATCAACTGCCAGGCCGCCCTCGTGGTGAAAAACCTGCGTTGCTGACCCGCAACCGCTGA
- a CDS encoding cytochrome b produces the protein MQLRNSSARYGWVSIVLHWGVALVVFGLFALGLWMVGLDYYSAWRKDAPDLHKSIGITLFAIMLVRIVWRLVSPPPPPLASYSRMTRIGAAFGHAFLYLGLFAVMIAGYLISTADGVGIPVFGLFEIPAVVSGLPDQADNAGLVHLYLAWVLVVFAGLHGVAAFKHHFIDRDATLTRMLGRKA, from the coding sequence ATGCAGCTACGTAATTCATCGGCCCGTTATGGTTGGGTCAGCATTGTTTTGCACTGGGGCGTAGCCTTGGTGGTGTTCGGTTTGTTCGCGCTGGGCCTGTGGATGGTCGGCCTCGACTACTACAGCGCCTGGCGCAAAGACGCGCCCGATCTGCACAAGAGCATTGGCATCACGCTGTTCGCCATCATGCTGGTACGTATCGTCTGGCGCCTTGTCAGCCCGCCGCCACCACCGTTGGCCAGCTACAGCCGAATGACGCGAATTGGCGCTGCGTTTGGCCACGCGTTCCTGTATCTCGGGCTGTTTGCCGTGATGATCGCCGGTTACCTGATTTCCACCGCAGACGGTGTCGGTATTCCGGTGTTTGGCCTGTTTGAAATTCCTGCCGTGGTTTCCGGGCTACCGGACCAGGCAGATAACGCCGGCTTGGTGCATCTGTACCTGGCCTGGGTGTTGGTGGTCTTCGCCGGTTTGCACGGCGTGGCTGCGTTTAAACACCACTTTATCGATCGTGATGCGACCCTTACGCGAATGCTGGGACGCAAAGCCTGA
- a CDS encoding LysR substrate-binding domain-containing protein, whose protein sequence is MKLPPLAALRAFEALARLGKVNLAALELHVTHSAVSHQIRALEDYLGLALVMRSKRTLMLTDEGRVYAYQIRQGLGEIAGITEKLMAKTRHPQLTASVLPSYAMHWLLPRLHDFRAAHPELHLRLESSMEFASFEQGPLDCAIRFGHGQWPDVHCEALMGDSLLVVAARDFNHGVLPDTAQAVLEQPLLHASESWPIWLGAAGIEGQRPQAPLEFTDSTLMLEAVRLGHGVALTRRSIAHALIQRGELVRLTDIEPAHTSRYYLVWPAGSKPSAQLILLHDWLKDQVKTYQESL, encoded by the coding sequence TTGAAACTGCCCCCTCTTGCCGCACTGCGTGCTTTCGAGGCCTTGGCCCGACTGGGCAAGGTAAACCTGGCCGCCCTTGAGCTGCACGTGACCCACAGTGCCGTCAGCCATCAGATTCGCGCACTTGAGGATTACCTGGGCCTCGCCTTGGTCATGCGCAGCAAACGCACGCTGATGCTGACGGATGAAGGCCGCGTGTATGCCTATCAGATCCGGCAGGGGCTGGGCGAGATCGCCGGAATCACCGAAAAACTGATGGCTAAAACCAGGCACCCACAGCTGACCGCTTCGGTGCTGCCCTCCTACGCCATGCATTGGTTGTTGCCGCGCTTGCATGATTTCAGGGCCGCCCACCCCGAGCTGCACTTGCGGCTGGAGTCGAGCATGGAGTTCGCCAGCTTCGAGCAAGGCCCGCTCGATTGCGCGATTCGCTTCGGCCATGGCCAGTGGCCGGATGTGCATTGCGAAGCGTTGATGGGGGACTCATTGCTGGTGGTCGCCGCGCGCGACTTCAACCACGGTGTGCTGCCGGACACGGCGCAAGCCGTCCTTGAGCAGCCATTGCTGCATGCCAGTGAGAGCTGGCCGATCTGGCTGGGCGCCGCCGGTATCGAAGGGCAACGCCCGCAAGCGCCGCTGGAGTTTACCGATTCCACGTTGATGCTCGAAGCCGTGCGGCTCGGGCACGGCGTCGCGCTGACCCGCCGCTCGATTGCCCATGCGCTGATTCAACGCGGGGAACTGGTGCGGCTCACCGACATTGAGCCGGCGCACACGTCACGTTACTACCTGGTCTGGCCCGCCGGCAGCAAGCCTTCGGCGCAACTGATCTTGTTGCATGACTGGCTCAAGGACCAAGTGAAGACCTACCAAGAAAGCCTTTAA
- the metF gene encoding methylenetetrahydrofolate reductase [NAD(P)H]: MSQDRRYSFEFFPTKTDAGHEKLMATAKQLASYNPDFFSCTYGAGGSTRDRTFSTVLQLENEVKVPAAPHLSCVGDSKAELRSLLTQYKQAGIKRIVALRGDLPSGMGMASGELRYANDLVSFIREESGDHFHIEVAAYPEMHPQARNFEDDLQNFVRKANAGADSAITQYFFNADSYFYFVERVRAMGVNIPIVPGIMPITNYSKLARFSDACGAEIPRWVRKQLEAYGDDVKSIQAFGEQVITQMCEQLLQGGAPGLHFYTLNQSEPSLAIWNNLKLPR; encoded by the coding sequence ATGTCCCAAGACCGTCGCTACAGCTTCGAGTTCTTCCCGACCAAGACCGATGCTGGGCATGAAAAACTGATGGCGACTGCCAAGCAGTTGGCCAGCTACAACCCCGACTTCTTCTCCTGCACCTACGGCGCCGGCGGCTCGACCCGTGACCGCACGTTCAGTACCGTGTTGCAGCTCGAAAATGAAGTCAAAGTTCCCGCCGCTCCGCACTTGTCGTGCGTGGGCGACAGCAAGGCCGAACTGCGCAGCCTGCTGACCCAATACAAACAAGCCGGCATCAAGCGCATCGTCGCCCTGCGTGGCGACCTGCCGTCCGGCATGGGCATGGCCAGCGGTGAGCTGCGCTACGCCAATGACCTGGTGAGCTTCATCCGTGAAGAAAGCGGCGATCACTTCCATATCGAAGTGGCGGCTTACCCGGAGATGCACCCACAGGCGCGTAATTTCGAAGACGACCTGCAGAACTTCGTGCGCAAGGCCAATGCCGGCGCCGACAGTGCGATCACCCAGTACTTCTTTAACGCCGACAGCTACTTCTACTTTGTCGAGCGTGTACGGGCCATGGGTGTGAATATCCCTATCGTGCCGGGCATCATGCCGATCACCAACTACAGTAAGCTGGCGCGCTTCTCCGATGCCTGCGGCGCTGAAATCCCACGCTGGGTGCGCAAGCAACTGGAAGCTTATGGCGATGACGTCAAGAGCATCCAGGCGTTCGGTGAGCAGGTCATCACGCAGATGTGTGAACAATTGCTGCAAGGTGGCGCGCCAGGGTTGCACTTCTACACCCTGAACCAGAGTGAACCCAGCCTGGCCATCTGGAACAACCTCAAGCTGCCACGCTAA
- the ahcY gene encoding adenosylhomocysteinase has product MSAVITPAGFTDYKVADMSLAAWGRRETFIAESEMPALMGLRRKYAAEQPLKGAKILGCIHMTIQTAVLIETLVALGAEVRWSSCNIFSTQDQAAAAIAAAGIAVYAWKGETEEEYEWCLEQTILKDGAPWDANMILDDGGDLTELLHKKYPQILDRVHGVTEETTTGVHRLLDMLAKGELKIPAINVNDSVTKSKNDNKYGCRHSLNDAIKRGTDHLLSGKQALVIGYGDVGKGSSQSLRQEGMIVKVSEVDPICAMQACMDGFEVVSPFINGQNDGTEASIDKALLGKIDLIVTTTGNVNVCDANMLKALKKRAVVCNIGHFDNEIDTAFMRKNWAWEEVKPQVHKVHRTGAGDFDPQNDDYLILLAEGRLVNLGNATGHPSRIMDGSFANQVLAQIFLFGQKYADLSPAQKAERLTVEVLPKKLDEEVALEMVRGFGGVVTQLTKTQADYIGVTVEGPFKPHAYRY; this is encoded by the coding sequence ATGAGCGCTGTAATCACGCCTGCAGGTTTTACCGACTACAAAGTCGCCGACATGTCCCTCGCCGCCTGGGGCCGTCGCGAAACCTTTATCGCCGAATCCGAAATGCCAGCCCTGATGGGTCTGCGCCGCAAGTACGCCGCTGAGCAGCCGCTCAAAGGCGCGAAGATCCTCGGCTGTATCCACATGACCATTCAGACTGCCGTGCTGATCGAAACCCTGGTTGCCCTGGGTGCCGAAGTACGCTGGTCGTCCTGCAACATCTTCTCGACACAAGACCAGGCCGCTGCTGCTATCGCGGCTGCCGGTATCGCGGTTTACGCCTGGAAAGGCGAGACCGAAGAAGAGTACGAGTGGTGCCTGGAGCAAACCATCCTTAAAGATGGCGCGCCATGGGATGCCAACATGATCCTCGACGACGGCGGCGACCTGACCGAGCTGCTGCACAAGAAATACCCGCAGATTCTGGACCGCGTTCACGGTGTGACCGAAGAAACCACCACCGGCGTACACCGCCTGCTGGACATGCTGGCCAAGGGCGAGCTGAAAATCCCGGCCATCAACGTCAATGACTCGGTAACCAAGAGCAAGAACGACAACAAGTACGGCTGCCGTCACAGCCTCAACGATGCCATCAAGCGCGGCACCGACCACCTGCTGTCGGGCAAACAAGCCCTGGTGATCGGCTACGGCGACGTGGGCAAGGGTTCGTCCCAGTCCCTGCGTCAGGAAGGCATGATCGTTAAAGTCTCCGAAGTCGACCCGATCTGCGCCATGCAAGCGTGCATGGACGGTTTCGAAGTGGTTTCGCCGTTCATCAACGGCCAGAACGACGGCACCGAAGCAAGCATCGACAAAGCCCTGCTGGGCAAGATCGACCTGATCGTGACCACCACCGGCAACGTGAATGTTTGCGACGCAAACATGCTCAAAGCCCTGAAAAAGCGCGCTGTTGTCTGCAACATCGGTCACTTCGACAATGAAATCGACACCGCTTTCATGCGCAAGAACTGGGCATGGGAAGAAGTGAAGCCGCAGGTACACAAGGTTCACCGTACCGGCGCTGGCGATTTCGACCCGCAGAACGACGACTACCTGATCCTGCTGGCTGAAGGCCGCCTGGTTAACCTGGGCAACGCCACCGGCCACCCAAGCCGCATCATGGACGGCTCGTTCGCCAACCAGGTACTGGCACAGATCTTCCTGTTCGGCCAGAAGTACGCCGACCTGTCGCCCGCCCAGAAAGCCGAGCGCCTGACCGTGGAAGTACTGCCGAAGAAACTCGACGAAGAAGTGGCCCTGGAAATGGTCCGCGGCTTCGGCGGCGTGGTGACTCAACTGACCAAGACCCAGGCCGACTACATCGGCGTGACCGTTGAAGGTCCGTTCAAGCCGCACGCTTACCGTTACTGA